One genomic window of Salvia miltiorrhiza cultivar Shanhuang (shh) chromosome 4, IMPLAD_Smil_shh, whole genome shotgun sequence includes the following:
- the LOC131022849 gene encoding homeobox-leucine zipper protein HAT3-like, translating to MAERDDGLGLSLSLRCPETHNHDPPPPPPPPSRPTAASSSSFPFNLFRSPLPFMHHQHKSDAFHQSSDGNMEARSIFGGIDVNKAITVIDCDEEVMVSSPNSTVSSLSGKRSEREENEGERASSSLEIDDDGDAAARKKLRLSKEQAAVLEETFKEHNTLNPKQKMALAKQLNLRPRQVEVWFQNRRARTKLKQTEVDCEYLRRCCENLTEENRRLQKEVNELRALKLSPQLYMNMSPPTTLTMCPQCERVAVSSSSSSSAAAHHHQRPPPPWAALDPRT from the exons ATGGCCGAGAGAGATGATGGGCTGGGCTTGAGTTTGAGCTTGAGATGCCCGGAGACTCACAATCATgatcctccgccgccgccgccgccgccgtcgcgaCCCACGGcggcctcctcctcctcctttcCGTTTAATCTATTCAGGTCTCCTTTGCCATTTATGCACCACCAGCATAAATCTGATGCGTTCCACCAATCTTCTG ATGGGAATATGGAGGCGCGATCGATTTTCGGAGGAATCGATGTGAACAAGGCGATAACAGTGATCGACTGCGACGAGGAGGTGATGGTGTCGTCTCCGAACAGCACGGTGTCGAGCCTGAGCGGGAAGCGGAGCGAGCGAGAGGAGAACGAGGGCGAGAGGGCGTCGAGCTCCCTCGAGATCGACGACGACGGCGACGCCGCCGCCAGGAAGAAGCTGCGCCTCTCCAAGGAGCAGGCGGCGGTGCTCGAGGAGACCTTCAAGGAGCACAACACTCTCAATCCG AAGCAGAAAATGGCGTTGGCGAAGCAGCTGAATCTGCGGCCAAGGCAAGTGGAGGTGTGGTTCCAAAACAGAAGGGCAAG GACCAAGTTGAAGCAAACGGAGGTGGACTGTGAGTATCTGCGGCGGTGCTGCGAGAATTTGACGGAGGAAAACCGGCGGTTACAGAAGGAGGTGAACGAGCTGAGGGCATTGAAGCTTTCCCCTCAGCTCTATATGAATATGAGCCCCCCCACCACCCTAACCATGTGCCCGCAGTGCGAGCGCGTCGCCGTCtcgtcgtcgtcctcgtctTCCGCGGCGGCGCACCACCACCAGAGGCCGCCCCCGCCGTGGGCCGCCCTCGACCCCAGGACGTAG